In Bacillota bacterium, one genomic interval encodes:
- the dpsA gene encoding dipicolinate synthase subunit DpsA has translation MATTLAGLCIALVGGDLRVEHCLQGLISQGARLYGVGLEKLPPTLDMVHCSLERAVHECHALVLPMQGCDEDGSVKSSFCNEPLSLVGEYQARGLLVLTGVAGPTLRLLAADYGWNLVEIGEDDELAYLNAVPTAEGAVRLAQELAQKTIHHSKALVIGFGRCGTILAHLLRNMGAETYVYARQNGDLARAIALGFIKVSQVELVETFSRMDLVFNTVPAVIVGRELLLVSQPKVIVIDIASRPGGVDYSVAKELKRVAVLAPGLPGKCVPETAGRILGAVLPRLIVENMAKER, from the coding sequence GCGAGTCGAGCATTGCCTCCAAGGTCTCATCTCCCAAGGGGCCAGGTTGTATGGAGTAGGTCTCGAGAAGCTACCGCCCACCCTAGACATGGTGCATTGTAGCCTAGAGCGGGCGGTGCACGAGTGCCACGCCCTAGTGCTGCCCATGCAAGGCTGTGATGAAGACGGCTCTGTGAAAAGCAGTTTCTGTAATGAGCCCCTGTCGCTAGTCGGTGAGTATCAGGCACGAGGTCTCTTGGTCTTAACGGGGGTAGCCGGGCCTACATTGCGTTTACTGGCTGCTGATTACGGCTGGAACTTAGTCGAAATTGGTGAAGATGATGAACTAGCCTACCTCAATGCGGTTCCGACAGCTGAAGGAGCTGTGCGCCTAGCGCAAGAGTTAGCGCAGAAGACGATTCATCATAGCAAGGCGCTAGTCATAGGCTTTGGGAGGTGTGGGACGATTCTAGCACACCTTTTGCGCAACATGGGCGCCGAGACTTATGTCTATGCAAGACAAAACGGCGATTTGGCACGAGCTATTGCGCTTGGGTTCATAAAGGTTTCTCAAGTGGAACTGGTTGAGACGTTCTCGCGCATGGACCTAGTTTTTAACACGGTACCTGCCGTCATAGTGGGTCGCGAGCTGCTCTTGGTCTCACAGCCCAAAGTGATCGTCATCGATATTGCCTCTAGGCCCGGGGGGGTTGACTACAGCGTGGCTAAGGAGCTAAAGCGTGTCGCGGTGCTAGCCCCAGGACTACCCGGTAAATGTGTGCCGGAGACCGCAGGGCGAATTCTCGGCGCCGTGCTGCCTCGACTCATAGTGGAAAACATGGCGAAGGAGAGGTAA
- a CDS encoding dipicolinate synthase subunit B, protein MIAKRIGFALTASYCTFSSVLPEIRELTARGAQVIPIMSENAATSDTKFGQAAMWKEKILEVSRAHAIIETIVQAEPIGPGKLLDLLVVAPCTGNSLGKIANAITDSVVTMAVKAHLRNMRPVLIAVSTNDGLGLNAVNIGKLLNSKNVFFVPFSQDNPEFKQNSLVAHMNLIPDAVEHALRGLQLSPVLRGT, encoded by the coding sequence ATGATAGCTAAGCGTATTGGTTTCGCTTTGACGGCGTCCTACTGCACCTTTTCGTCTGTACTACCTGAAATACGGGAGCTCACCGCTCGTGGCGCCCAAGTAATCCCCATTATGAGCGAAAATGCAGCCACCTCCGACACTAAGTTTGGTCAAGCTGCCATGTGGAAGGAGAAAATACTAGAAGTCTCTCGGGCGCATGCTATAATCGAAACTATTGTGCAAGCAGAACCTATCGGCCCAGGTAAACTGCTAGATCTTTTAGTGGTTGCCCCTTGCACCGGCAACTCGCTTGGTAAAATAGCTAATGCCATCACCGATAGTGTAGTGACGATGGCCGTTAAGGCGCACTTACGCAATATGAGGCCCGTGCTAATCGCGGTATCAACCAATGATGGCTTAGGCCTCAATGCCGTCAATATAGGCAAACTCCTAAATAGCAAAAACGTGTTTTTCGTTCCGTTCTCACAGGATAACCCCGAGTTCAAACAGAATTCCCTAGTAGCGCATATGAACCTCATACCAGATGCGGTAGAACATGCTTTGCGTGGTCTGCAGCTCTCCCCGGTGCTCCGCGGCACATAG
- the dapG gene encoding aspartate kinase yields MGIIVQKFGGTSVATAELRQKVIQKVVEGRALYDVVVVVSAMGRKGDPYATDTLIGLLQQAGVPDKHDLDIMMACGELMSAALVATSLRQARIKAVALAGWQAGIVTDATFGDARIITVKADYLRSLIAQGIVPVVAGFQGASDNGDITTLGRGGSDTSAAAIGVALGASAIEIYTDVDGIMTADPRVVRDARVINTLDYSEVFNMASQGSKVIHPRAVELAMQRNIPLIIKSTLSEAAGTVIANNVLFERKIGRAVTAVAHLPGVSQVTITTPSDDSTLEYEIFRRLALAVVSVDLINVSPAEKKFIVQSEAVEKVQDALRDLPVVVNHRAGCAKVSVIGTGMRGIPGVMAKVVAAMREAAVRILQTSDSYLTISVLIDEKDMERAVQALHHQFELNIE; encoded by the coding sequence ATGGGCATTATAGTACAGAAGTTTGGCGGTACCTCAGTTGCCACAGCAGAGTTGCGGCAGAAAGTTATCCAGAAGGTCGTAGAGGGCAGGGCCCTCTACGACGTCGTCGTGGTGGTATCGGCCATGGGTCGCAAGGGGGACCCCTATGCGACAGACACTCTTATCGGCCTGCTGCAGCAAGCAGGTGTCCCCGATAAGCACGATTTAGACATCATGATGGCTTGTGGTGAACTGATGTCGGCCGCTCTAGTGGCGACTAGCTTGCGACAGGCCAGAATAAAGGCTGTAGCTTTGGCCGGCTGGCAGGCCGGCATTGTTACTGATGCGACCTTTGGCGACGCACGCATTATTACGGTCAAAGCTGACTACTTGAGAAGTCTCATTGCCCAGGGTATAGTGCCAGTTGTGGCAGGCTTTCAGGGCGCTAGTGACAATGGTGATATCACGACGCTCGGCAGGGGTGGTAGTGATACTTCTGCCGCGGCCATAGGCGTGGCCTTAGGCGCGAGTGCCATTGAGATTTACACAGATGTCGACGGCATAATGACGGCCGACCCACGTGTGGTGCGTGACGCGCGCGTCATCAACACCCTAGACTACTCTGAGGTCTTTAACATGGCCTCGCAAGGTTCTAAGGTCATTCATCCGCGAGCCGTAGAACTGGCCATGCAGCGCAACATACCCCTCATCATTAAGAGCACGCTGAGTGAGGCGGCGGGTACGGTCATTGCTAACAACGTTCTCTTTGAAAGAAAGATTGGCAGAGCGGTAACTGCAGTCGCGCATTTGCCCGGGGTATCACAGGTGACTATCACGACTCCGAGCGATGATAGTACCTTGGAATATGAGATCTTTCGACGTTTAGCTCTAGCGGTGGTCAGTGTGGACTTAATAAACGTGAGCCCCGCGGAAAAGAAATTCATCGTGCAGTCCGAGGCCGTGGAGAAGGTGCAAGACGCCTTGCGCGATCTACCTGTGGTAGTTAACCATAGAGCGGGTTGCGCTAAGGTGAGCGTCATCGGTACAGGTATGCGCGGCATACCTGGGGTCATGGCCAAGGTGGTAGCCGCCATGCGCGAAGCTGCGGTGCGCATTTTGCAAACGAGCGACTCCTACTTGACTATCTCCGTTCTTATCGACGAGAAGGACATGGAAAGAGCTGTGCAGGCTTTGCATCACCAATTTGAACTTAACATCGAGTAG
- the dapA gene encoding 4-hydroxy-tetrahydrodipicolinate synthase produces MNFGRLMTAMITPFGEDGQISAEAVGVVVEHLVQTKTDTIVVSGTTGESPTLSQDEKTFLLQTVKKMARGRVKVLMGTGTNDTKETIANSRRAIQHGADGIMLVTPYYNKPPQDSLYQHFLAVAKSVDVPVLLYNVPGRTGCNMLPATVAKLSQVEAFIGVKEASGSLDQVSEIARSVREGFLIYSGDDSLTLPMLSVGAVGVVSVSSHIVGSEMKDMIEAFFAGRVDAACKTHLHLLPLFKALFTTTSPIPLKWALNRLCYPAGEVRPPLYDMSVADKALVEESLRLVGKL; encoded by the coding sequence ATGAATTTTGGTCGACTGATGACCGCGATGATTACGCCTTTTGGTGAGGATGGCCAAATTAGTGCCGAGGCCGTTGGGGTGGTCGTAGAACATCTGGTGCAGACTAAGACGGACACTATTGTCGTGTCTGGCACGACAGGGGAATCGCCCACACTTAGTCAGGATGAAAAGACTTTTCTCTTACAGACCGTAAAGAAGATGGCTCGCGGCCGCGTAAAGGTACTTATGGGCACGGGTACCAATGACACCAAGGAGACTATCGCCAATTCGCGCCGGGCCATACAACATGGGGCGGATGGCATCATGCTCGTGACTCCCTACTACAACAAGCCACCTCAAGACAGTCTCTACCAGCACTTTCTCGCAGTGGCGAAAAGCGTAGATGTACCGGTGCTCCTCTACAATGTGCCGGGGCGCACCGGTTGCAATATGCTGCCGGCCACGGTGGCGAAGTTATCGCAGGTAGAGGCCTTCATTGGTGTGAAAGAAGCTAGTGGCAGCTTAGACCAAGTCAGCGAGATCGCCCGCTCGGTGCGAGAGGGTTTTCTTATTTATTCGGGTGACGACTCTCTCACTTTACCCATGCTCTCTGTCGGAGCGGTAGGGGTGGTAAGCGTGTCCTCCCATATTGTGGGCAGCGAGATGAAGGACATGATAGAGGCCTTTTTCGCTGGTAGAGTTGATGCTGCCTGCAAAACGCATCTCCATCTCTTGCCCTTGTTCAAGGCACTCTTTACTACGACTAGCCCCATTCCCCTAAAGTGGGCCCTAAACCGCCTCTGTTATCCGGCGGGTGAGGTTCGGCCGCCCCTCTACGATATGTCGGTAGCGGACAAGGCTTTAGTGGAAGAGTCCTTACGATTAGTTGGTAAACTTTAG
- a CDS encoding ATP-dependent Clp protease proteolytic subunit has protein sequence MTIVGQIEGHMILPPQNKTTKYEHIIPQLVAIEQNPKILGLLVILNTVGGDVEAGLAIAEMLATMSKPTVSLVLGGGHSIGVPIAVAAGHSFIAETATMTIHPIRLTGMVIGVPQTFEYLEKMQERVVRFVVNNSGISTERFRELMFRTGELARDIGTVIVGKEAVQEGLIDDVGGLAQALSKLRQMCHIGAE, from the coding sequence ATGACCATTGTGGGACAGATAGAGGGGCATATGATTCTGCCACCTCAGAACAAGACGACGAAGTACGAGCATATCATTCCACAACTAGTGGCCATCGAGCAAAACCCAAAAATCTTGGGGCTCCTGGTCATTCTTAATACCGTGGGGGGAGATGTCGAAGCCGGCCTGGCCATAGCAGAAATGCTGGCCACCATGTCTAAACCAACAGTGTCTCTAGTCTTAGGGGGTGGGCATTCCATCGGCGTGCCCATTGCCGTGGCGGCAGGACATTCATTCATCGCTGAAACGGCGACCATGACCATTCACCCCATTCGTTTGACTGGGATGGTCATCGGAGTACCACAGACATTTGAGTACTTAGAGAAAATGCAAGAGAGAGTAGTACGCTTTGTGGTGAATAATAGCGGCATCAGCACTGAGAGATTTCGTGAACTGATGTTTAGGACGGGGGAGTTAGCCAGAGATATTGGTACGGTGATTGTAGGAAAAGAAGCCGTACAAGAAGGGCTCATTGATGATGTGGGTGGCCTGGCACAGGCCCTTAGCAAGCTGCGCCAGATGTGTCATATAGGTGCAGAATGA
- a CDS encoding YlzJ-like family protein, translating to MIYSIVPPEVIFAENIALKYPEEVVYLGKRVLVQPMDDRTCQIIQLLSSSPSDFLLPAFSPGNIITLHT from the coding sequence ATGATCTACTCCATAGTTCCACCAGAAGTAATTTTTGCCGAGAACATAGCGCTTAAGTATCCTGAAGAAGTTGTTTACTTGGGCAAGAGAGTCTTGGTACAGCCGATGGATGATAGGACCTGCCAAATTATACAGTTACTCAGTAGTAGTCCTAGCGATTTTTTGTTACCGGCCTTTTCGCCCGGCAACATCATTACCCTCCACACGTAG
- a CDS encoding undecaprenyl-diphosphate phosphatase — protein MSLGAVILLAIVQGLTEFLPISSSGHLVLAQYLLGVESPGVSLEVALHIGTLISVVIVFWDDIFGLLRAVVSIVLDPYNRRSPATAAYRRLLFLLVVGSVPTGLLGVLFADTFELLFASPRFIGYALLVTGIILVIGTMKQGKREMRDIGPVDALWVGLAQGLAITPGISRSGTTIAAGLFRNFDRDTATRLSFLLSLPAVLGAALLKTPELLNDYATHPLSHVLLGIAVSALVGVVAIRYLVALLKRGKLQYFAYYVWAVGVLTIIFVQ, from the coding sequence TTGTCTCTGGGGGCTGTTATACTCTTGGCTATTGTGCAGGGACTGACCGAGTTCTTGCCTATTTCTAGTTCCGGCCACTTAGTTCTCGCCCAGTACTTGCTAGGGGTAGAGTCGCCGGGAGTATCTCTTGAGGTGGCCCTCCATATTGGCACCCTCATTTCGGTGGTCATCGTTTTCTGGGACGATATTTTTGGCTTGCTGCGTGCGGTAGTTAGTATCGTACTAGACCCCTACAATAGGCGGAGTCCCGCGACTGCAGCGTATCGGCGCTTACTTTTTCTCTTGGTCGTCGGCAGTGTGCCTACCGGCCTCTTGGGGGTTCTCTTTGCTGACACTTTTGAGCTTTTGTTTGCTAGCCCACGTTTTATCGGCTACGCCTTGCTAGTAACGGGCATTATTCTTGTCATAGGCACTATGAAGCAGGGAAAAAGAGAGATGCGGGACATTGGTCCTGTCGATGCTCTCTGGGTGGGACTAGCGCAAGGGCTGGCCATCACCCCTGGTATTTCGCGTTCTGGCACAACTATCGCCGCAGGTCTCTTTAGGAATTTCGATAGGGATACGGCGACTCGTCTTTCATTCTTGCTGTCCTTACCAGCAGTGTTGGGAGCAGCTCTGCTTAAAACGCCCGAGCTCTTAAACGATTACGCCACGCATCCTCTTTCTCATGTGCTGCTTGGCATTGCGGTGTCGGCCCTTGTTGGCGTAGTGGCCATTAGGTACTTAGTGGCCCTGCTCAAGCGCGGCAAATTGCAGTATTTTGCCTACTATGTGTGGGCAGTAGGTGTTTTGACGATAATTTTTGTCCAGTAA
- a CDS encoding DNA translocase FtsK — MVSLVGEIGAWVVVVTAVLLGLLWVTGVSLVAVVRRLLGSLQGALSLARKQRRPAVATKTVALPPSPEGWSDITENEHIPEPTPLPKPQPVVLEELPAGKIEQLKLPLSDYQLPDLDLLNRALRTSVVRGSREEKDNIRTLEETLANFGVRAKVVEVTRGPTCTRYEMHLSPGTKVSKVTGLSNDLAMSLASEGVRIEAPIPGKAAIGIEVPNKARGSVFLRDVVESTEFNASTSPLTVALGKDIEGTTIIADLTQMPHLLIAGATGAGKSVCINTIISSVLYKAKPSEVKMMLIDPKVVELSLYNGIPHLIAPVLNHPKKAAHALKWATGEMEKRYALFAKAGVRDIARYNERALERNLDHMPYLLIVIDELADLMMVARADVEDAICRLAQMARAAGMHLVIGTQRPSTDVITGLIKANIPSRLSFTVSSATDSRVILDMSGAEKLLGRGDMLYLPVGQSKAKRVQGAFVSNREIEKIVDHVSAQAEAVYAPGLAALDDVDNSVPEGDSEQDDRFLDAVRVIVETGQASVSMLQRRMRLGYTRAARIVDQMEEAGIVGPSDGSRPRQINKSHALVKQLLDNNKG; from the coding sequence ATGGTTAGCTTAGTGGGTGAAATTGGCGCCTGGGTGGTAGTCGTCACGGCGGTGCTGCTAGGTCTCTTGTGGGTTACGGGAGTATCCTTAGTGGCAGTAGTGCGGCGCCTACTAGGCTCCCTGCAAGGAGCGCTGTCCTTGGCACGAAAACAGCGGCGACCCGCTGTGGCCACTAAGACTGTCGCCCTACCACCATCCCCCGAGGGGTGGTCAGATATCACGGAAAACGAACATATCCCTGAGCCCACGCCGCTGCCGAAACCGCAGCCCGTGGTGCTAGAGGAGCTGCCCGCAGGCAAGATAGAGCAACTAAAATTGCCCCTCTCGGATTACCAGCTACCAGACCTTGACCTTCTCAACCGCGCCCTACGCACCAGTGTGGTACGTGGCAGCCGAGAAGAAAAAGACAATATTCGCACCCTAGAAGAAACGCTCGCTAATTTTGGCGTGAGGGCTAAAGTCGTTGAAGTCACCAGAGGGCCTACCTGTACCCGTTACGAAATGCACTTATCTCCGGGCACGAAGGTTAGCAAAGTTACAGGCCTTAGCAATGACTTGGCCATGAGCTTGGCCAGTGAGGGCGTGCGGATAGAGGCTCCCATCCCCGGCAAAGCGGCGATTGGCATCGAAGTTCCTAACAAGGCCAGGGGCTCCGTCTTCTTGCGCGATGTGGTGGAGAGCACCGAGTTTAATGCCAGCACATCACCCTTGACAGTAGCTTTGGGCAAAGATATAGAGGGCACGACGATTATCGCCGACCTGACTCAGATGCCACATTTGCTGATTGCTGGTGCTACGGGTGCAGGCAAGAGTGTGTGTATAAATACTATTATTTCTAGCGTATTGTACAAGGCGAAGCCAAGCGAAGTTAAGATGATGCTGATAGACCCTAAAGTAGTGGAATTATCGCTCTACAACGGTATACCTCATCTTATTGCGCCCGTATTAAATCACCCTAAGAAAGCAGCCCATGCCCTGAAGTGGGCCACAGGAGAAATGGAAAAGAGGTACGCTCTCTTCGCGAAGGCTGGCGTGCGCGACATTGCGCGATACAACGAGAGGGCTCTCGAGCGAAACCTCGACCACATGCCCTACTTACTCATCGTCATCGATGAGCTGGCCGATTTGATGATGGTGGCGAGGGCGGATGTAGAAGATGCCATTTGTCGTCTCGCGCAAATGGCGAGGGCCGCCGGGATGCACCTGGTCATTGGTACACAGCGGCCCTCTACGGACGTGATCACCGGTCTTATCAAGGCCAATATCCCCTCCCGACTTTCCTTCACGGTATCATCTGCCACCGACTCCCGTGTAATTCTCGATATGTCAGGCGCCGAGAAATTGCTTGGCCGAGGAGATATGCTCTACCTCCCTGTGGGGCAGAGCAAGGCCAAGAGAGTGCAAGGAGCTTTTGTATCGAATCGTGAAATTGAAAAAATCGTAGACCATGTCTCAGCCCAGGCTGAAGCCGTGTATGCACCCGGGCTCGCTGCTCTTGACGATGTCGATAACAGCGTTCCAGAAGGCGACAGCGAGCAAGACGATCGTTTTCTAGATGCGGTGCGCGTCATTGTCGAAACCGGGCAAGCCTCGGTGTCCATGTTGCAGAGGCGCATGCGGCTCGGCTATACTAGGGCCGCGCGTATTGTAGACCAGATGGAAGAGGCGGGTATCGTAGGCCCAAGCGACGGTAGCCGACCGCGCCAGATCAACAAAAGCCACGCTCTGGTAAAGCAACTGCTTGACAACAACAAAGGGTGA
- a CDS encoding helix-turn-helix domain-containing protein — protein MQGIGKALRQAREAEGLSVAEMYRRTHIREWIVEAIEAENYAAIPGGPAYLRGFVRRLCVELNLDLLELSQGVELEGRENRPPLTQTTPGRQLNRASLAGVVLMCCAFSLAALYWFFGLPNTPKPPVANLPPVDPPQVVTPITPPTPPLVEQPTFVFAGVLEGRHVFVVKEWPVQLKVAVREEQCWVMVEVDGAGGRSAMLQAGESREFTANLSLRLRLGRARVADIIVNGHSLPGQTGDVMDFTFTKAGP, from the coding sequence GTGCAGGGGATCGGTAAAGCCTTGCGTCAGGCCAGAGAGGCAGAAGGCCTCTCGGTGGCAGAAATGTACCGGCGTACTCACATTAGAGAGTGGATCGTGGAGGCCATTGAGGCCGAGAATTATGCGGCGATTCCAGGTGGGCCTGCCTACCTTAGAGGCTTTGTCCGCCGTCTGTGTGTGGAGCTTAATCTCGACCTTTTAGAGTTGTCTCAAGGGGTGGAACTAGAGGGGCGTGAAAATAGGCCGCCCTTAACACAAACTACGCCAGGGCGGCAGCTCAATCGGGCTTCCTTAGCAGGAGTGGTACTGATGTGCTGTGCGTTCTCTTTGGCGGCCCTGTACTGGTTTTTTGGCTTGCCCAATACACCAAAGCCCCCTGTAGCCAATTTGCCCCCCGTAGATCCTCCCCAGGTCGTGACACCCATAACCCCACCCACCCCTCCTCTAGTCGAGCAGCCTACCTTTGTTTTTGCGGGGGTGCTAGAGGGACGACATGTATTTGTCGTCAAAGAGTGGCCAGTGCAGCTTAAGGTTGCCGTGCGCGAAGAACAGTGCTGGGTCATGGTAGAAGTCGATGGCGCAGGCGGTAGATCGGCCATGCTACAGGCTGGGGAATCAAGGGAGTTTACCGCCAATCTGTCTCTCCGCCTTCGTCTAGGGCGAGCCCGCGTAGCAGATATTATAGTCAATGGGCATTCCTTGCCTGGGCAGACGGGCGATGTGATGGATTTCACTTTTACGAAAGCAGGCCCATAA
- a CDS encoding YgiQ family radical SAM protein, protein MTRAEMAMRGWNELDFLLITGDAYVDHPSFGVALIGRLLEDAGYRVGIIAQPNWRDINSFQVLGTPALATLVTAGNLDSMVANYTVAGKPRREDDFSPGGRGGNRPDRAVVVYANRAREAHPGVPVVMGGIEASLRRLVHYDFWSDKIRRSVLFDSKADLLLYGMSEFSLLEVAERLRFGKTHFADIPGVCYIVSHVPQSAVLLPSYEEICQNKERFAEAFRLAHNEQNPYTGRMLCQGHGETMLCVNPPPLPLSTAMMDKVYSLPFTRQVHPRYANEGGVKSLEEVEFSITSHRGCFGSCSFCALTAHQGRKVQRRSKASLLAEARLLTTLPNFKGYIHDIGGPTANFHNAACDKQEAEGGCRDKECLSPLPCKRLKANHSDYLEVLREVRALPGVKKVFVRSGVRFDYVVLDADDTFLAELCQHHVSGQLKIAPEHISPRVLRLMGKPARHVYEEFSARFHRFNEKLQREQYLVPYFMSSHPGSTLEDAVLLAEYLRDNNIRPQQVQDFIPTPGSMSTCMYYTGRHPLTGEKVYVPRTSQEKRLQRALLQYFLPKNYALVREALRLIGREDLIGHGKKALVPPDQVVPHRTKKR, encoded by the coding sequence ATGACGCGGGCGGAGATGGCCATGCGCGGCTGGAACGAGCTTGACTTTCTCCTGATTACGGGGGACGCCTATGTCGATCACCCTAGTTTTGGTGTTGCGCTCATTGGCAGGCTACTCGAGGATGCCGGCTACAGGGTGGGTATTATCGCCCAGCCTAATTGGCGCGACATAAATTCTTTCCAAGTGCTGGGCACACCAGCCTTAGCAACCCTGGTGACGGCTGGCAATTTAGACTCTATGGTAGCGAATTACACAGTCGCCGGCAAGCCTAGGCGGGAAGATGATTTTTCACCTGGTGGCCGAGGAGGCAATCGCCCGGACCGGGCGGTAGTAGTTTATGCTAACAGGGCGCGCGAGGCGCACCCTGGGGTTCCCGTTGTCATGGGAGGAATAGAAGCCTCGCTAAGGCGGCTAGTTCACTATGATTTTTGGTCAGACAAGATTAGGCGCTCTGTCTTGTTCGATAGTAAGGCCGACCTGCTGCTTTATGGCATGAGTGAGTTTTCCTTACTAGAAGTTGCGGAGAGGCTCCGTTTTGGCAAAACGCACTTTGCCGATATCCCAGGAGTGTGCTATATTGTTTCACATGTGCCGCAAAGCGCCGTGCTCTTACCTAGTTACGAAGAGATCTGTCAAAACAAAGAGCGTTTTGCGGAGGCATTTCGCCTAGCCCATAATGAGCAAAATCCGTACACAGGGCGCATGCTCTGCCAAGGACATGGTGAGACAATGCTCTGTGTTAATCCACCACCGCTACCGCTCAGTACGGCGATGATGGACAAGGTTTACAGCCTGCCCTTTACGCGACAAGTGCATCCCCGGTATGCGAACGAAGGTGGTGTAAAATCGCTCGAGGAAGTGGAGTTTAGCATAACCAGCCATAGGGGCTGTTTCGGCAGTTGCTCCTTTTGCGCTTTAACAGCGCATCAAGGGCGCAAAGTGCAGCGCCGTAGTAAGGCCTCGCTGCTCGCGGAAGCTAGGCTCCTAACTACATTGCCAAACTTCAAAGGGTATATTCACGACATTGGTGGTCCTACCGCTAACTTTCATAATGCCGCCTGTGACAAACAAGAAGCGGAGGGCGGTTGCCGCGATAAGGAGTGCTTGTCGCCCCTGCCCTGTAAAAGGCTCAAGGCGAACCACAGCGATTACTTAGAGGTACTGCGCGAAGTGCGGGCACTACCTGGCGTAAAAAAAGTATTTGTGCGCTCAGGAGTCCGTTTTGACTATGTCGTCTTAGATGCCGACGACACTTTTTTGGCAGAGTTATGCCAGCACCATGTCTCAGGGCAACTCAAAATTGCCCCTGAACACATTTCGCCCCGTGTTTTGCGCCTCATGGGAAAACCAGCGCGGCACGTCTATGAAGAATTCTCGGCCCGTTTCCACCGCTTTAATGAGAAGCTGCAGCGAGAGCAGTACTTGGTGCCCTACTTTATGTCTAGCCATCCTGGTAGCACCCTAGAAGATGCCGTTCTTCTGGCCGAGTATCTAAGAGACAACAATATTCGCCCCCAGCAGGTGCAGGATTTTATTCCTACTCCAGGCTCTATGTCCACGTGCATGTACTACACCGGACGGCATCCTTTGACGGGCGAAAAGGTGTATGTGCCGCGCACCAGTCAGGAAAAGAGATTGCAGCGCGCCCTGCTACAGTACTTTTTACCGAAAAATTATGCCTTAGTGCGCGAAGCGCTCAGACTTATAGGTCGCGAAGACTTGATAGGGCATGGTAAGAAGGCTCTCGTTCCACCAGATCAAGTTGTACCGCATAGAACAAAAAAACGCTAG